In one Diprion similis isolate iyDipSimi1 chromosome 6, iyDipSimi1.1, whole genome shotgun sequence genomic region, the following are encoded:
- the LOC124407561 gene encoding fungal protease inhibitor-1-like, whose amino-acid sequence MKLLLVYLLAVTAAVAMAQGLVCPKNFCASQTCNASVTTENCAARRKVYKANATYCRCCAACLTPVSKGGICYSVALTGTPPIAECETGTSCILNTSDNSYTCQ is encoded by the exons ATGAAACTGCTCCTGGTGTACTTGCTTGCTGTGACTGCGGCTGTGGCTATGGCCCAGGGTCTGGTATGTCCCAAGAATTTTTGTGCTAGCCAGACGTGCAACGCTTCCGTAACAACGGAAAATTGCGCTGCCCGAAGAAAAGTTTACAAAGCCAATGCCACCTATTGCAGATGCTGCGCTGCATGTCTCACTCCAGTCA GCAAAGGAGGAATCTGTTATTCCGTGGCTTTGACAGGTACGCCACCTATAGCAGAATGCGAAACAGGAACTTCATGCATTCTCAATACGAGTGACAACAGCTATACGTGTCAGTGA
- the LOC124407562 gene encoding fungal protease inhibitor-1-like isoform X2, with amino-acid sequence MMKRIFGFLLALALVIAVTEGIVCPPNYCAGVNCTETSEDCGPNQQFEPNSSFCGCCPQCITILSEGDECGFTLRRGYPSGAKCQDGTSCRSAGNDSATCQ; translated from the exons ATGATGAAACGCATTTTCGGATTCTTACTTGCCTTGGCTTTGGTCATAGCTGTCACGGAAGGCATAGTATGTCCTCCTAATTATTGTGCCGGAGTCAATTGCACGGAGACGTCAGAAGACTGTGGCCCGAACCAACAGTTCGAACCCAACAGTAGCTTTTGCGGATGCTGCCCTCAATGTATCACCATACTAA gcGAGGGAGATGAGTGTGGTTTCACGTTAAGACGAGGATACCCATCCGGAGCAAAATGCCAAGACGGCACCTCGTGCAGATCAGCTGGAAACGACTCGGCCACGTGTCAGTAA
- the LOC124407563 gene encoding uncharacterized protein LOC124407563, with amino-acid sequence MKWVYALGLLSFAAAAAADSDCKEDACYTVRCMPATRETCLDGVIVLNGGYCGCCDACREKILRGDDCSDLRSNCSSSSSSPTRACEPGTSCIKRKDRTWTCQ; translated from the exons ATGAAGTGGGTCTACGCATTGGGCCTTTTGTCtttcgctgctgctgctgctgcggatTCGGACTGTAAAGAGGACGCCTGTTACACCGTACGGTGTATGCCAGCTACGAGAGAAACTTGTTTAGATGGTGTTATCGTGTTGAACGGAGGTTATTGCGGATGTTGCGATGCGTGCCGTGAAAAAATAC TTCGAGGGGACGATTGTTCGGACCTACGTTCGAACTGTTCTTCCTCATCTTCGTCGCCTACCAGAGCCTGCGAACCGGGCACCAGCTGCATAAAACGGAAGGATCGAACTTGGACTTGTCAGTAA